From Campylobacter upsaliensis, the proteins below share one genomic window:
- the tatB gene encoding Sec-independent protein translocase protein TatB: protein MSMGEIIVILIVAILVLGPDKLPDAIVQIAKIIKAIKRNINDAKAGIEKEIRIKELKDEAQKYQDEFSLSNENIRKKLSFEEFDDLKRDILDKTKVDLTFDSREKETPPQNPTEKANV, encoded by the coding sequence ATGAGTATGGGTGAAATTATCGTTATTTTAATTGTCGCTATTTTGGTTTTGGGACCGGATAAGCTTCCAGACGCCATAGTGCAAATTGCTAAGATTATTAAGGCTATCAAGCGTAATATTAATGACGCTAAAGCTGGCATTGAAAAAGAAATTCGCATTAAAGAGCTTAAAGACGAAGCGCAAAAATACCAAGATGAATTTTCACTAAGTAATGAAAACATACGCAAAAAGCTTAGTTTTGAGGAATTTGACGACTTAAAAAGAGATATTTTGGATAAAACAAAAGTGGATTTAACTTTTGATAGTAGAGAAAAAGAAACTCCCCCACAAAATCCTACGGAAAAAGCAAATGTTTGA
- the tatC gene encoding twin-arginine translocase subunit TatC: MFEELKPHLIELRKRLLISVLCVIVMFFICFTFNKYILDVLTMPLEAVLPEISKQINFIEMAEPLFTAMKVAFFAAFLLSLPVIFWQFWSFVAPGLYDNEKRLVVPFVIFASVMFILGCVFCYFVVVPFTFKFLIDFGASVQNFKPIISIGAYVGFFTKLMIAFGLAFEMPVLTYFFAKLGLIDDAFLKRQFRIAVLIIFVFSAMMTPPDVFSQFLLAIPLCGLYGISILIAKKVNPTPTDNNERNKQ, from the coding sequence ATGTTTGAAGAGCTAAAACCCCATTTAATCGAACTTAGAAAAAGGCTACTCATAAGCGTTTTATGTGTTATAGTGATGTTTTTTATCTGTTTTACTTTCAATAAATATATCCTAGATGTCCTTACTATGCCCCTTGAAGCTGTTTTGCCTGAAATTTCAAAGCAAATTAACTTCATCGAAATGGCAGAGCCTTTATTTACCGCGATGAAAGTGGCATTTTTCGCGGCGTTTTTGCTATCTTTACCTGTGATTTTTTGGCAGTTTTGGAGCTTTGTCGCGCCCGGACTTTATGATAATGAAAAACGCCTTGTCGTGCCTTTTGTCATTTTTGCTAGTGTGATGTTTATTTTAGGCTGTGTGTTTTGCTATTTTGTCGTTGTGCCTTTTACTTTTAAATTTCTCATCGATTTTGGTGCAAGTGTGCAAAATTTTAAGCCTATCATTAGCATAGGGGCTTATGTAGGCTTTTTTACAAAGCTTATGATAGCCTTTGGTTTGGCGTTTGAAATGCCTGTTTTGACCTATTTTTTCGCTAAGCTTGGCTTGATTGACGATGCTTTTTTAAAAAGACAATTTAGAATCGCCGTTTTAATCATCTTCGTTTTTTCTGCGATGATGACCCCGCCTGATGTTTTTTCGCAATTTTTACTCGCCATACCACTTTGCGGACTTTATGGAATTTCTATTCTCATCGCCAAAAAAGTCAATCCCACCCCTACCGATAATAATGAAAGGAATAAACAATGA
- a CDS encoding methyltransferase regulatory domain-containing protein — translation MKYDGYIQSSDYEDLYFDVIQPNIINLNLLFAGFKPVKNKHYLELGFGMGRSLLTHAVSNEGHFVGTDFNENQVAFAKNICEQAKISNLTLYADSFEQLLERFRKMRAKGEEVGFDFIVLHGIYCWVNEENRQIILSIIKEFLREGGVVYISYNCLPGRATNMDARHIFKLYSQKKHTENFDKIFSFTEKFAQLEPENTINKNILDTINTHRHSHPIYRIHEFLCDSWYLPYFSDMAETMKKLGNLNYICECVLAYHFKNFTPKQENFLAQINDVIFKEQMKDFILNKQFRYDLYGKRLAKLSKKWIDNYLFNTQFMLLDYPTSHTFKDCEENLKWAYIELISRLENENFTPKSAKTLMMGIDINQRVFFSLLINLMALNLVGICVPNTTRKIDEVKFYNHSLLKNQKLSEEYIFACALTGGGISLDSLERAFLNHYFNENQMNLEELFERIYQNENFHFNDANNQACKDRESVFTQLSLHYKKFLRRLPILMKLEMF, via the coding sequence ATGAAATATGACGGCTATATACAATCTAGTGATTACGAAGATTTGTATTTTGATGTAATTCAACCTAATATTATTAATCTTAATCTCCTCTTTGCAGGCTTTAAACCGGTCAAGAACAAGCATTATTTAGAACTAGGCTTTGGTATGGGACGCTCATTATTAACCCACGCTGTAAGCAATGAAGGGCATTTTGTCGGCACAGATTTTAATGAAAATCAAGTCGCATTTGCTAAAAACATCTGCGAACAAGCCAAAATTTCAAATCTTACCCTTTATGCAGACAGCTTTGAGCAGCTTTTAGAACGCTTTAGGAAAATGAGAGCTAAGGGCGAGGAAGTAGGCTTTGACTTCATAGTCTTGCACGGAATTTATTGTTGGGTTAATGAGGAAAATCGCCAAATTATCCTTAGCATTATCAAGGAATTTTTGCGTGAAGGTGGCGTTGTGTATATTAGCTATAATTGTTTGCCAGGTAGAGCAACAAATATGGACGCAAGGCATATTTTCAAACTTTACTCGCAAAAAAAACATACAGAAAATTTTGACAAAATTTTTTCTTTCACAGAAAAATTTGCACAATTAGAACCGGAAAATACCATCAATAAAAACATTTTAGACACCATCAATACACACCGTCATTCTCATCCTATCTACCGCATTCACGAATTTCTATGTGATTCTTGGTATTTGCCTTATTTTAGTGATATGGCTGAAACTATGAAAAAACTGGGAAATTTGAATTATATTTGTGAGTGCGTATTAGCCTATCATTTTAAAAATTTTACTCCTAAACAAGAGAATTTCTTAGCTCAAATTAACGATGTGATTTTTAAAGAACAAATGAAAGATTTTATCCTTAATAAACAATTTCGTTACGATTTGTACGGCAAACGGCTTGCCAAACTTAGCAAAAAATGGATTGATAATTATCTTTTTAATACGCAATTTATGCTTTTAGATTATCCTACAAGCCACACCTTTAAGGACTGCGAGGAGAATTTAAAATGGGCTTATATTGAGCTTATTTCAAGGCTTGAAAATGAGAACTTCACTCCTAAAAGTGCCAAAACACTTATGATGGGTATTGATATAAATCAAAGGGTTTTTTTCTCACTCTTAATTAATCTTATGGCTCTCAATCTTGTAGGCATTTGTGTGCCAAATACGACACGCAAAATTGACGAGGTCAAATTTTATAATCACAGCCTTTTGAAAAATCAAAAGCTAAGTGAGGAATATATTTTTGCCTGTGCGCTTACTGGAGGAGGAATTTCACTAGATAGCTTAGAAAGAGCTTTTCTCAATCATTATTTTAACGAAAATCAAATGAATTTAGAAGAGCTATTTGAGCGGATTTATCAAAATGAAAATTTCCACTTCAATGACGCAAATAACCAAGCTTGTAAAGATAGAGAAAGCGTTTTCACTCAACTCAGCTTACATTACAAAAAATTTTTAAGGCGTCTGCCTATACTAATGAAACTTGAAATGTTTTAA
- the queA gene encoding tRNA preQ1(34) S-adenosylmethionine ribosyltransferase-isomerase QueA: MDKDLSLSNYNYTLPKELIATHPAQPKEAARLLIYEREKDKITHTTFANLEQFLPDCAIFFNDTKVIKARIYGTKESGGKIELFLHSSVSECEFNAQIRGRVKKGEILHFKEGLSTEILELYADGLRKVCFKQDENLLNTPKLYALLEKIGHIPLPPYIKRADTLKDTQDYQSIFAKNLGAVAAPTASLHFSKAMLESLKKRHEIHTITLHIGAGTFKSVECEDIREHQMHSEFFHINEAAKACIDSKKAILGVGTTATRSIEHYVRTGLCSGACDLFLHPFNKPLRQNFLLTNFHLPKSTLIMLVSSFIGREKTLALYKEAVSLRYRFYSYGDAMLIL, translated from the coding sequence ATGGATAAAGATTTAAGCCTTTCAAATTACAATTATACCTTACCAAAAGAGCTTATCGCCACGCACCCAGCCCAGCCTAAAGAAGCGGCGAGGCTTTTAATTTATGAGCGTGAGAAAGATAAGATTACACACACCACTTTTGCGAATTTGGAGCAGTTTTTGCCTGATTGTGCCATATTTTTTAACGATACTAAGGTCATTAAGGCTAGAATTTATGGGACAAAAGAAAGCGGAGGGAAAATTGAGCTTTTTTTACACTCTAGCGTGAGCGAGTGCGAATTTAACGCACAAATTAGAGGCAGGGTTAAAAAAGGCGAGATTTTACATTTTAAAGAGGGCTTGAGTACTGAAATTTTAGAGCTTTATGCGGACGGCTTACGCAAAGTTTGCTTTAAACAAGATGAAAATTTGCTTAACACCCCTAAGCTTTACGCCCTTTTAGAAAAGATAGGGCATATCCCCTTACCGCCCTATATCAAAAGAGCCGACACACTTAAAGACACGCAGGATTATCAAAGCATTTTTGCTAAAAATTTAGGTGCTGTGGCAGCCCCTACGGCGAGCTTGCATTTTAGTAAGGCTATGCTAGAGAGTCTTAAAAAACGCCACGAAATTCACACCATAACCCTACACATAGGCGCAGGGACTTTTAAAAGCGTAGAATGCGAAGACATAAGAGAGCATCAAATGCACAGCGAATTTTTTCACATCAACGAAGCCGCAAAAGCGTGTATCGATAGCAAAAAGGCAATTTTAGGCGTAGGAACGACTGCGACTAGAAGCATTGAACATTATGTTAGGACGGGGCTTTGTAGTGGGGCGTGTGATTTATTTTTACACCCTTTTAATAAGCCTTTAAGGCAAAATTTTCTCTTAACGAATTTCCACTTACCAAAATCCACGCTTATAATGCTTGTATCCTCTTTTATAGGGCGTGAAAAGACCCTAGCACTCTACAAAGAGGCGGTTTCGTTACGATACCGCTTTTATTCTTACGGCGATGCGATGCTAATTCTTTAA
- a CDS encoding SMR family transporter: MYLLYVVLAALLDIVANLALNKSNGFRNLKWGLLSILLVWLAFYLLALSLEGMKLAIAYTLWGSIGILGTTLGGWYFFKQKLKPIGWVGIFIIIIAVITLKTA; this comes from the coding sequence ATCTACTTGCTTTATGTCGTTTTAGCCGCACTTTTAGACATCGTGGCTAATCTCGCTTTAAATAAATCTAATGGCTTTAGGAATCTTAAATGGGGCTTATTATCCATTTTACTTGTATGGCTTGCCTTTTATCTTCTTGCTTTAAGCTTGGAGGGTATGAAACTGGCTATCGCTTACACACTTTGGGGAAGTATAGGGATTTTAGGCACGACTTTGGGGGGGTGGTATTTTTTTAAGCAGAAATTAAAGCCTATCGGCTGGGTTGGGATTTTTATCATCATTATCGCAGTGATTACGCTTAAAACGGCTTAA
- a CDS encoding DMT family transporter, with protein sequence MLKAWIFLMLAIVCEVFGVSVMNYSQEGNQIFVYGFMFAMIAVAYYFMSLSIRTISVGVAYAIWEIVGLSLITLIAVFIFGTSLKTQEYIGLALAIVGIVLVNLGEKHEDEKEVENV encoded by the coding sequence ATGCTAAAAGCGTGGATTTTTCTAATGCTTGCTATCGTATGTGAAGTTTTTGGCGTTTCTGTGATGAATTACTCACAGGAGGGTAATCAAATTTTCGTTTATGGCTTTATGTTCGCTATGATAGCTGTGGCGTATTATTTTATGTCTCTTTCTATACGCACGATTAGCGTAGGTGTGGCGTATGCGATTTGGGAAATTGTGGGGCTTAGTTTGATAACCCTTATCGCCGTTTTTATCTTTGGCACTTCCTTAAAAACGCAAGAATATATAGGCTTGGCACTTGCTATTGTAGGCATTGTGCTTGTGAATTTGGGGGAGAAACACGAGGACGAAAAAGAGGTGGAAAATGTTTAA
- a CDS encoding AAA family ATPase, protein MLELKEFLNEPKIEKTKLYQRLQCSKNEALILKELCKSYVCASASVSAFSLLVGLFGEKDYAYLDYLEDLKGLIKRGFVTSGSGFFKNIDSNKLSNSKLVLLQSELSLSQYFLDFLDSKTSFEVPKIKAYGAYLEYLRDEFLKVELYEKLSFARHSEYYAVLKSHIKEFEKYIKECLKLSKFHNVLNAIFKEHALNAKEQILFLSLLKEEYTLSHENSAAREQNALLNLISENELELRQNKKLLEDDSKLLNLIEYDEYLNAFGELSKSFFISDEVLERVINSPTKQNQKLKLESLVKEQEIFELIEPNIDINDIIMPENTKELLSNILKQKDKKVLERLSLWGIKSSKNIEAKIIFYGPPGTGKTMSAFGVAKAMKKAVLSFDCSKILSKWVGESEQNVRKIFDTYKNIANSCKQSPILLLNEADQFLSTRIEGGSGSDKMHNQMQNIFLEQIERFSGVLIATTNFLESLDSAFSRRFDLKIEFKKPDFKDRLKMWEKFLPQNADFEEAFELETLAKYELSGAQILMVVKNTALKTAISKDGIFTMRAFLESIQKELEGSFDKSKIVGF, encoded by the coding sequence ATGCTTGAACTTAAAGAATTTTTAAACGAACCTAAAATTGAAAAAACCAAGCTTTATCAAAGACTTCAATGCTCTAAAAATGAAGCCTTGATTTTGAAAGAGCTTTGTAAAAGCTATGTTTGTGCCAGTGCCTCCGTGAGTGCTTTTAGCTTACTTGTGGGACTTTTTGGGGAGAAAGATTATGCTTATTTAGATTATTTAGAGGATTTAAAAGGCTTGATTAAACGCGGTTTTGTAACGAGTGGTTCGGGCTTTTTTAAAAATATCGATTCAAATAAATTAAGCAATTCTAAGCTAGTCTTACTTCAAAGCGAACTAAGCCTTAGTCAGTATTTTTTAGACTTTTTAGACAGCAAAACCTCCTTTGAAGTGCCTAAAATTAAAGCTTATGGGGCTTATTTGGAGTATTTAAGGGACGAGTTTTTAAAAGTGGAGCTTTATGAAAAGCTTTCTTTCGCAAGGCATAGCGAGTATTATGCCGTGCTTAAAAGCCACATTAAAGAATTTGAAAAGTATATTAAAGAGTGCTTGAAACTTAGCAAATTTCATAATGTCTTAAATGCGATTTTCAAAGAACACGCCCTAAACGCTAAAGAGCAAATTCTATTCTTATCACTCTTAAAGGAGGAATACACCCTAAGCCACGAAAACTCAGCCGCCAGAGAGCAAAACGCCCTCCTTAATCTCATCAGTGAAAACGAGCTTGAACTGCGTCAAAATAAAAAGCTTTTAGAGGACGATTCTAAGCTTTTAAATTTAATCGAGTATGATGAGTATTTAAACGCTTTTGGAGAGCTTTCTAAGAGCTTTTTTATCAGCGATGAAGTGTTAGAAAGGGTGATTAATTCTCCTACCAAACAAAATCAAAAGCTAAAACTTGAAAGCCTTGTCAAAGAGCAAGAAATTTTCGAACTTATCGAGCCAAATATCGACATTAATGACATCATAATGCCAGAAAACACCAAAGAGCTTTTAAGCAATATCCTAAAACAAAAAGATAAAAAAGTCCTTGAAAGGCTTAGTTTATGGGGGATTAAAAGCTCTAAAAATATCGAAGCAAAGATTATTTTCTACGGACCTCCAGGCACAGGTAAAACGATGTCAGCATTTGGCGTAGCTAAGGCTATGAAAAAGGCGGTTTTAAGCTTTGATTGCTCTAAAATTTTAAGCAAATGGGTAGGCGAGAGCGAACAAAATGTGCGGAAAATTTTTGACACTTATAAAAATATCGCCAATTCTTGTAAGCAAAGCCCCATTTTACTGCTAAATGAAGCAGACCAGTTTTTAAGCACACGCATAGAGGGAGGCAGTGGAAGTGATAAAATGCACAATCAAATGCAAAATATCTTCCTAGAGCAAATCGAGCGTTTTAGCGGAGTTTTAATCGCCACGACCAATTTTTTAGAAAGCCTTGATAGTGCGTTTTCTAGGCGTTTTGATTTAAAGATTGAATTTAAAAAGCCTGATTTTAAGGACAGGCTTAAGATGTGGGAGAAATTTCTGCCTCAAAATGCGGATTTTGAAGAGGCTTTTGAGCTTGAAACTCTAGCCAAATACGAGCTAAGTGGCGCACAAATTCTTATGGTAGTGAAAAACACAGCCCTAAAAACAGCCATTTCAAAGGACGGCATTTTTACGATGAGAGCTTTTTTAGAAAGCATACAAAAAGAACTTGAGGGAAGTTTTGATAAAAGTAAAATTGTAGGATTTTAG
- a CDS encoding YajQ family cyclic di-GMP-binding protein: MASEHSFDISGAVDCGELKNALEQAKKELESRYDLKGVKSELEFSEKESVFKLLCSSEAKLEVLKDIVISKLIKRGINPKGIKELSRESGAVFKLNLKVNNAIDSENAKKINKAIKDSKLKVSSQIRGEEVRVSAKQIDDLQAVIKLVKELDLELNLSFKNLK, translated from the coding sequence ATGGCAAGTGAGCATAGTTTTGACATTAGCGGAGCGGTTGATTGTGGGGAGCTTAAAAACGCCCTAGAACAAGCTAAAAAAGAGCTTGAGAGCAGATACGATTTAAAAGGCGTGAAAAGTGAGCTAGAATTTAGCGAAAAAGAAAGCGTTTTTAAGCTTTTATGCTCGAGTGAAGCAAAGCTTGAGGTTTTAAAAGATATTGTGATTTCAAAGCTTATCAAAAGAGGGATTAATCCTAAGGGTATTAAGGAGCTATCCCGTGAGAGTGGGGCTGTTTTTAAGCTAAATTTAAAGGTTAATAACGCCATAGACAGCGAAAACGCTAAAAAAATCAATAAGGCGATTAAGGATAGCAAACTCAAGGTAAGCTCTCAAATAAGAGGCGAGGAAGTGCGTGTGAGTGCGAAGCAAATTGACGATTTACAAGCAGTGATAAAGCTTGTCAAAGAGCTTGATTTAGAGCTTAATCTTAGCTTTAAAAATTTAAAATGA